In Bacteroidota bacterium, the DNA window TTTCGTAAAATATATTAATAATGGAAAATTGAAAAGAGAAATAATCATTTACAAATCAAATCTCTTTTCAATCGTTTAAAATTTTATTTTTATTTTGATTAAGTAGTGTCTCTAAGTGTGTGAAAAAAAATTATTTTTTCACAACTTTAATAACTTCCTTTTTGTCTGCTAAAATTATTTCTACAAAATAAATTCCTTCACTACCTTCAATTTCAAAGCTAATTTTTTTCTTGTTTTTGAAATGTTGTTGCTTTGTTAATTTGCCCAAAATATCTCTAACCTTAATTTGAATATCTTGAGCATTTTCAAATAATTCTAAATTAACAATGGAGGTTGTTGGATTTGGATAGAACTTGATCTTTTTTATTATTGTTTCTGTAGTTCCATAGAAACTTGTGTTACGAAATAGTTCAGTTATAGGTCCATCAGCACTTATACCTGATATAAGAACGTCCTGAGCATTGTCATTATCTATATCAACAAAAAGGGCAACCCCAGCCAATACTCCTCTAAAAGGTAAGTTCTTAACTTCTGTAAAATTGAAATTTCCATTATTTTTATAAATATTTGCAAAACAGTAATTAGTAGTCTTTCCATGCGTAATTAAAATATCTTGTTTATTGTCATTATTTACATCTGCTATGGAAATAGAACTATGGAAAGCAGTTCCAAGATTTGCTACTTCGTTAAAATTGCCAGTCCCATCATTTTTATAAAGTTTAGCAATTCCATTTCCTGTAAGTAATAAATCTATATAACCATCATTATCCATATCCGCAAAAGCAACAGAACCAGAATATATACCATCAAAAACTGTTGCTATTGTGAAATTACCTGCTCCATCATTTTTATAAAGTTGAGTAATATTTTGCTCATTATTATTCTTTCCTGCAATTAAAACATCCTTATCATTGTCATTATCAATATCTGCAAAAGCAACTGAGCTATAAAACACTCCTTCAAATGCTGTTGTTAAGTCTTCAATATAATTACCATTTCCATCATTTTTGTATAGTTTTGCAATTCCTTTACCATCTTTCGATCCGGTAATTAAAAGATCCTTGTCATTGTCATTATCAATGTCCGAAAACTTCACAGAGCCAATACCAACTTCTGTAATGGATGATGCAATTTCGGTAAAATTACCATTCCCATCATTTTTGTATAGCTTTGAAGCTTTCTCATTTACAACTAAAACATCCATGTCGTTATCATTGTCAATATCTGCAAACTCTACAGTCGTACAACATCCTCCTATAAAAGGAGTGTCTTTTACTTCATGAAAATTACCATTACCATCATTTTTATAAATTATTGCAACTTGTGGCTCATAACCGTTATATCCTGTAATTATTAAATCCTGGTCATTATCATTATCTATATCGCAACAATCCAGAGAATTATATGCTACACCACAAAAAGAAGAGCTTTTTACTCTTGCAAATTTTCCACTGCCATCATTTATATACAGTTTTGTAATTAGATGTCCAAAATTATTAGTTCCTGCAATTAATAAATCTTTATCATTATCATTGTCAACATCTGCAAAAGCAAATGACTTGCTTTTAATCATGTTAAAAAGAATCTCATTAAGAATTTCTGTAAAATTTCCATTACCATCATTTTTATAAAGCACAGTAATTTCATTACCTTTAGAATCAAAGCCTGCTATCAAAAGGTCTTCATCATTGTCATTATCAATATCCTCAAAAGCCGTGAAAGCATAACAAACTCCTTTGAAAGAAGCAGTTTCTATAAAATTCCCGTTTCCATCATTTTTATAAAGTTTTGTTTTTGGTTTATCATAATTATTTTGTCCTGTAATTAATAAATCTTTGTCATTATCATTATCAAAATCATTAAAAGATATGAAAGTATTATAAAGTTCCTCAAAATTATTTGATGTTACTTCTGTAAAATTACCACTACCGTCATTTTTGTAAACTTTTGTAATATACACATTAACACCACTTCTGCCTGAAATAACAACATCCAAATCATTGTCATTGTCAACATCGGCAAAAGCAGAAGAACTACGATATACTCCGGTAAAAGGAACAGTAGTATCTTCTGTAAAATTACCGGAACCATCATTCTTATATAGCTTTGCTACTATAATATTTGAACTGCTACGACCTGTTATTAAAACATCTTGGTCATTATCGTTGTCAACGTCAGCAAAAGAAATTGAACCTTGCTTTGCATTAAAAAATGGAGTACCCACAACCATCGTAAAATTTCCATTACCATCATTTTTATAGAGCTTTGTAATTTCGTTTTCATCATTATCCTTTCCCTCTATCAAAATATCTTTATCACTATCATTGTCAACATCTGCAAAAGCAAATGTGATAACATGAATTCCTAAAAAAGGAATCTCTGTAAGTTCAGAAAAATTACCCTTACCGTCATTTTTATAAAACTTGGCATTTGATTTAAAATTGTTATTTCCAGTTAGTAATACATCTTTATCATTGTCGTTATCTATATCAATAAAAGCAACCTGACCGCAAGCTCCGTCAAAATCGGCTTTGTATTTTGATACTGATGCAAGCGGAAATATTTTCTCAAATTTTATTTCTTGTGCAGTTGAAAATTGAAAAGTAGCAAGGATTAAGATTATTAAAAGTTTCGTTTTCATGATATGAATTTTTAAAATAGTTTAATTAAATTTTTATTCTAATTATTACTTTTACAAATAAATTTTAAAAGCAATTTAACAGTCTTTATTTTGTTTGTACAATTTAAAGGCAAAAGGTAAGCATTTTCTTTAAATAAATTTTAAATTAATTCTGACAAAAGTAATATAACTGTGTAATGATAGTGATTACACGAAAAAATGATTTATTAAGGAAAAACAAAATTTTATTTTAAATTTTGTTGTTTTGTTGCAATTTTCTATTCGTCAACTTTTCTAATCTTGAATCCACTTTAAAAAGTAATGAGTGCAGGTTTTGAAAATCAGGAATTGCCCCATTCCCTAAAGGGAGTCCTGATTTTCAGCTACTTCCCCATTTAGTGATTGGGGTAGAAAGGAGCTGAAAATCATTTTAAGAATTTTTAGAGTGGACTCATTTATTGTTTGAGAAATTTCTCAATAAACACCTCATTACCCGATATTATTTTTAATATGTAAACCCCTTTTGGAATTTTATCTATATTTACCTCTATGTTTTTATTGTCATGATAGTTATTTTTGATTAGAACATTTCCATTCATATCAATAATATTAAGCTCAGTCTTTGAGGAGAGAGGAATCTTTAAATAAATTTTTTCACTTGCCGGATTTGGACAAACAGTTATTTCATCTACAGCTTTATTGTACTCAACTCCAACTATTTCTGATAATTTTCGTTTCCAAACCCCTCCTTGATATGTGCCTGCATAAAGATAATCATCTATGATTTCCATTGAATATATTGTTTTATACGCTAATCCATCACTAATATTTTTCCAGCTTTGTCCATAATCTGAAGAATAATATATTCCATAAAAATAAGTTCCTACAAAAATATCGGAGTCCTTTACAAGTATTTTCTTACATGTATTAATATTAAAAGTTGCATCAGCCTCCCAGTTATCTCCAAAATCATAGGATTTATAAAGCCCCCAATTAGAAGTTAAAATAAAAACTATTGAATCACATATAGCAAGATCAGCTATATCATCATTTGGCAGTCCATTGTTTTTAATGTTCCATGTAATTCCGTTATTTTCAGATATATAAACAGTATGTCCCCCTGCTATTAAAAAAGATCCTGTTTTAGCAATTGACACTATATCTAACATAGGTAAACCTAAGGAACCCCAGATTATCCCATAATCGTTTGTTACAAATAAACCAAAATCAAGACCGGCATAGATTGATTCATTATCATCCATCAATGTCCAAACAGTCCTCTTTGCTGTTAATCCATTGTTAGCCTCTTTCCAGTTATTCCCATTATTTGATGAGATAAAAATACCATTTTTCTTAGTACCGGCAATCACTTTATTTCCTAAAATTTCAAGTGAAAAA includes these proteins:
- a CDS encoding T9SS type A sorting domain-containing protein gives rise to the protein MKTKLLIILILATFQFSTAQEIKFEKIFPLASVSKYKADFDGACGQVAFIDIDNDNDKDVLLTGNNNFKSNAKFYKNDGKGNFSELTEIPFLGIHVITFAFADVDNDSDKDILIEGKDNDENEITKLYKNDGNGNFTMVVGTPFFNAKQGSISFADVDNDNDQDVLITGRSSSNIIVAKLYKNDGSGNFTEDTTVPFTGVYRSSSAFADVDNDNDLDVVISGRSGVNVYITKVYKNDGSGNFTEVTSNNFEELYNTFISFNDFDNDNDKDLLITGQNNYDKPKTKLYKNDGNGNFIETASFKGVCYAFTAFEDIDNDNDEDLLIAGFDSKGNEITVLYKNDGNGNFTEILNEILFNMIKSKSFAFADVDNDNDKDLLIAGTNNFGHLITKLYINDGSGKFARVKSSSFCGVAYNSLDCCDIDNDNDQDLIITGYNGYEPQVAIIYKNDGNGNFHEVKDTPFIGGCCTTVEFADIDNDNDMDVLVVNEKASKLYKNDGNGNFTEIASSITEVGIGSVKFSDIDNDNDKDLLITGSKDGKGIAKLYKNDGNGNYIEDLTTAFEGVFYSSVAFADIDNDNDKDVLIAGKNNNEQNITQLYKNDGAGNFTIATVFDGIYSGSVAFADMDNDGYIDLLLTGNGIAKLYKNDGTGNFNEVANLGTAFHSSISIADVNNDNKQDILITHGKTTNYCFANIYKNNGNFNFTEVKNLPFRGVLAGVALFVDIDNDNAQDVLISGISADGPITELFRNTSFYGTTETIIKKIKFYPNPTTSIVNLELFENAQDIQIKVRDILGKLTKQQHFKNKKKISFEIEGSEGIYFVEIILADKKEVIKVVKK
- a CDS encoding T9SS type A sorting domain-containing protein, which translates into the protein MKKSLLLLLLLFNIVQYANAQWQKTNGPVCDFVYSIKSNDSYLFASSQIGIFRSGDGGDNWISVNNGLKDSFVFSLEILGNKVIAGTKKNGIFISSNNGNNWKEANNGLTAKRTVWTLMDDNESIYAGLDFGLFVTNDYGIIWGSLGLPMLDIVSIAKTGSFLIAGGHTVYISENNGITWNIKNNGLPNDDIADLAICDSIVFILTSNWGLYKSYDFGDNWEADATFNINTCKKILVKDSDIFVGTYFYGIYYSSDYGQSWKNISDGLAYKTIYSMEIIDDYLYAGTYQGGVWKRKLSEIVGVEYNKAVDEITVCPNPASEKIYLKIPLSSKTELNIIDMNGNVLIKNNYHDNKNIEVNIDKIPKGVYILKIISGNEVFIEKFLKQ